ACCAGCTTGTCCCTGGCCTATTTGTCTCAGGCGCCCAAAGAACAGAAAAGTAGCGTAGAGCAATTGATTGAAGAAAAAGTACCCGTTCCAGCCGCTGAAATGCCCAGTGAGATTCCTGCGGCTCCAGCTGACAGCTCTGAGCTGCCTGCTGTGCCATCGATGGATACTCAACCGGTGCAACAAGATACAGACGCTCAAACCGCTACGGAGACACCTTCTGCGCCAGAGGAAACGGCGCCGAAAAAATAGTCGTAATGAATATCACACATGACTAATGTGTGGTAGACGTTACAGATTGGAAACGATTTTATTACGCCGATGTGGTGGAATTGGTAGACACGCTGTCTTGAGGGGGCAGTGGCGAAAGCTGTGCCGGTTCGACTCCGGCCATCGGCACCATTTAAGTAGTGAAAACTGCTGTCAAAAAGCGCTGTATAAGCTTATACAGCGCTTTTTTATTGTCTGCTATTAAAACGGCCTTATGTAATTGTAAAGTATACTGATGCGGAATTTAACCGGACTAAAGCTGAACTGCTGCTGAACAATAAGAATGGATCTAATCTCACTGCCGGTTTACTTTACAAAAATATTAGATTTTGATAATTAACTTTTTGATTATACATTAATATTCAAGGTGTTTTCCTAACTTGACAAGTGAATCTGGTCTAGCCTAGACTCGACCTTCGCTTTTTTTACCGCTGTTTGTTATTTAAATGAGTTTTAAATAACGATTAAAAAAACAGCGGTGTAATCAGTGAGTACTGGCTGTAATAAAAATAATTATTAGGGTGGGGAGCAGTAACAGTATGCTTGAAAACTATTTGCCAATTTTGGTGTTTGTCGTTATTGGGATTGTTATGGGTGTGGCACCTATAGCAGCCAGCTATTTGCTGGGGCCAAGCAAACCCTACGGCGAAAAACTCTCGCCTTACGAATGCGGATTCGAAGCATTCGAAGATTCACGTATGAAGTTCGATGTACGTTTCTATCTAGTAGCTATCCTGTTTATTATTTTTGATCTTGAGATTGCGTTTCTGTTTCCGTGGGCCGTTGTGCTTAACGAAATAGGCATGTTCGGTTTGATCGCCATGGCGGTGTTTCTTGGTATTTTAGTTATCGGATTTATTTACGAGTGGAAAAAAGGGGCCTTGGAGTGGGAGTAGAAGGAATATTAGAAAAAGGTTTTACCACAACAACGGCTGACGCATTAATTAACTGGGCACGTACGGGTTCCTTGTGGCCCATGACTTTTGGTTTGGCTTGTTGTGCCGTTGAAATGATGCACGCGGGTGCATCCCGATACGATCTGGATCGTTTCGGCGTTATTTTTCGTCCCAGCCCCCGTCAATCCGATGTCATGATCGTTGCCGGCACTCTGGTGAATAAAATGGCGCCTGCACTGCGAAAAGTTTACGATCAGATGTCAGAACCGCGATGGGTTATCTCCATGGGTTCCTGTGCCAATGGCGGTGGCTACTATCACTATTCCTATTCCGTGGTTAGAGGATGCGATCGAATCGTGCCGGTGGATATTTATATCCCGGGATGTCCGCCTACTGCAGAAGCATTGCTCTACGGTATCATACAACTGCAAAATAAAATAAAACGCACAAACACAATCGCGCGTGTATAAAGAGATGATGAATCATGAGTGATGCAAGTTCGACGCTGAAACAGCGCCTGTTGGAAAAA
The window above is part of the Gammaproteobacteria bacterium genome. Proteins encoded here:
- the secG gene encoding preprotein translocase subunit SecG: MVNTVLMVIHVFVALGIIGLVLLQHGKGADAGAAFGGGASGGASGSVFGAQGSATFLSRSTAILATVFFVTSLSLAYLSQAPKEQKSSVEQLIEEKVPVPAAEMPSEIPAAPADSSELPAVPSMDTQPVQQDTDAQTATETPSAPEETAPKK
- a CDS encoding NADH-quinone oxidoreductase subunit A, with product MLENYLPILVFVVIGIVMGVAPIAASYLLGPSKPYGEKLSPYECGFEAFEDSRMKFDVRFYLVAILFIIFDLEIAFLFPWAVVLNEIGMFGLIAMAVFLGILVIGFIYEWKKGALEWE
- a CDS encoding NADH-quinone oxidoreductase subunit B, which encodes MGVEGILEKGFTTTTADALINWARTGSLWPMTFGLACCAVEMMHAGASRYDLDRFGVIFRPSPRQSDVMIVAGTLVNKMAPALRKVYDQMSEPRWVISMGSCANGGGYYHYSYSVVRGCDRIVPVDIYIPGCPPTAEALLYGIIQLQNKIKRTNTIARV